One Enterococcus silesiacus genomic window carries:
- a CDS encoding PhoB family transcriptional regulator yields MRNEKILVVDDDPAIRRLIWKSLQSTGLLVYQSDTIEKTVDIMNRVEFQLFLLDVSLEHENDGYHLAQLIRERQPLTPIIFVSGKKSEQDIISGLESGGDVYLSKPFAPDVLRAQVISTLNRTEQLLTLSQHREETLLKDGIFSFDKNQYQFTKNGEIVSMTSKEIMMILFFMENPYQVFSKEQIYASVWSDGDMDKNLITVYINYLRNKIEDDPKKPKYLQTVWGIGYLFNPEGKEA; encoded by the coding sequence TTGCGAAATGAAAAAATTTTAGTGGTAGATGACGATCCTGCAATTCGCCGATTGATTTGGAAGTCGCTTCAGTCAACGGGATTATTGGTTTATCAGAGTGATACGATCGAAAAAACAGTAGATATCATGAACCGAGTAGAGTTTCAATTATTTCTTTTAGATGTCAGTTTAGAACATGAAAATGACGGCTATCATTTGGCTCAATTGATTCGAGAACGCCAGCCCTTGACACCAATTATCTTTGTTAGTGGGAAAAAAAGCGAGCAAGATATCATCAGTGGTCTAGAATCTGGTGGGGATGTGTATCTTTCTAAACCTTTTGCACCAGATGTTTTACGAGCGCAAGTCATCAGTACGTTAAATCGAACAGAGCAGTTGTTGACATTAAGCCAGCATCGAGAAGAAACACTATTGAAAGATGGGATTTTTTCATTTGATAAAAACCAGTACCAATTTACTAAGAATGGTGAAATCGTGAGCATGACGTCTAAAGAAATTATGATGATTTTATTTTTTATGGAAAATCCCTATCAAGTATTTAGTAAGGAACAGATCTACGCCAGCGTCTGGAGTGATGGAGACATGGATAAGAATCTGATCACGGTGTACATTAACTATTTGAGAAATAAGATTGAAGATGACCCTAAAAAGCCAAAATATTTACAGACAGTTTGGGGAATTGGGTATCT
- a CDS encoding excinuclease ABC subunit A codes for MIFDYKKEPRRVLFCIDVKSFYASVECVARGYDPLEKMLVVMSHAENTGGLVLASSPKAKEVLGITNVTRKYDVPNHPDLMIVPPRMNEYIKENMKINELYKEYVAEEDLHIYSIDESFLDVSASWKLFGQTPRAVAKIIQQRIKKETGLAITVGIGDNPLLAKLAMDIEAKHNEERLAEWHYEDVPEKVWRIESMTDMWGIGHRLAKRLNNLAIRSVYDLAHADINSLKRNLGIIGEQLYAHAHGIDRSRLSEKYIPEERSYNNSQILMRDYLRQDEIEVVIREMAEQVAARLRKAHCQTECVHLSVGFSKAGSSGGFGFSRQMKVPLTNSSKLLIEYCLTIFRQHWHGEEVRHIGITYSKLNYNTYVQLDLFHEPDEQMKELKLDQLIDEIRQRFGYVSLVHASSVSSGGTAISRASLVGGHAGGMEGLQ; via the coding sequence ATGATTTTTGATTATAAAAAAGAACCTAGAAGAGTGCTTTTTTGTATTGATGTAAAATCTTTTTATGCTTCGGTCGAATGTGTGGCTAGAGGTTATGATCCACTTGAAAAAATGCTGGTTGTGATGAGTCACGCTGAAAATACTGGCGGTCTTGTTCTGGCCTCTTCTCCAAAAGCAAAAGAAGTGCTGGGAATCACCAATGTGACACGCAAATACGATGTGCCCAATCATCCAGATTTAATGATCGTACCGCCGCGGATGAATGAATATATCAAAGAAAACATGAAAATCAATGAGCTCTACAAAGAATATGTTGCAGAGGAAGATTTACATATTTATTCGATCGATGAATCTTTTTTAGATGTAAGTGCCAGTTGGAAATTGTTTGGTCAAACACCAAGAGCCGTGGCTAAAATCATCCAACAAAGAATTAAAAAAGAGACAGGCTTAGCGATCACAGTTGGAATTGGTGATAATCCTTTATTAGCTAAATTAGCGATGGATATCGAAGCGAAACACAATGAAGAGCGGTTAGCTGAGTGGCATTATGAAGATGTTCCTGAAAAAGTTTGGCGTATTGAATCAATGACGGATATGTGGGGGATCGGTCACCGTTTAGCCAAACGTTTAAACAATTTAGCCATTCGATCCGTGTATGATTTAGCTCATGCAGATATAAACAGTCTCAAAAGAAATTTAGGGATCATTGGTGAACAGTTATATGCCCATGCACATGGCATCGACCGCAGTCGTTTATCTGAAAAATACATACCAGAAGAACGTTCCTATAACAATTCTCAGATTTTGATGCGGGATTATCTGAGGCAAGATGAGATAGAAGTTGTGATCAGAGAAATGGCGGAACAAGTGGCAGCGCGTCTTAGAAAAGCCCATTGTCAGACGGAATGTGTTCATTTATCTGTGGGCTTTTCTAAAGCGGGTTCGTCAGGCGGTTTTGGTTTTTCAAGACAAATGAAGGTCCCTTTAACAAACAGCAGCAAATTATTGATCGAATACTGTTTGACGATCTTTAGGCAGCATTGGCACGGAGAAGAAGTACGACATATTGGAATTACGTATTCCAAACTGAATTACAATACTTATGTACAATTGGATTTATTTCATGAACCAGATGAGCAAATGAAGGAACTAAAACTAGATCAGCTAATCGACGAAATTCGGCAGCGCTTTGGCTATGTTTCGTTGGTGCACGCAAGTTCTGTTTCATCTGGCGGTACAGCAATTTCAAGAGCATCATTAGTTGGAGGACATGCAGGGGGAATGGAGGGCTTGCAATGA